In Ornithorhynchus anatinus isolate Pmale09 chromosome 17, mOrnAna1.pri.v4, whole genome shotgun sequence, the following proteins share a genomic window:
- the MRPS17 gene encoding 28S ribosomal protein S17, mitochondrial gives MSIVHSSVHAKWIVGRVIGTAMQKTAKVRVTRLVLDPYLLKYFNKRKTYFAHDALEQCTVGDIVLLKALPVPRSKHVKHELAEIVFKVGRVIDPVTGKACAGTTYLESPIGSDVSHLSKTLQELDVSSP, from the exons ATGTCGATAGTGCACTCCTCGGTCCATGCCAAGTGGATCGTGGGCAGGGTGATAGGAACAGCGATGCAAAAGACGGCCAAAGTCCGAGTGACCAGACTCGTCCTCGACCCCTATTTACTCAAG TACTTCAATAAACGAAAGACCTACTTTGCCCACGACGCGTTGGAGCAGTGCACCGTTGGGGACATCGTCCTTCTCAAGGCGTTACCCGTGCCCCGCTCCAAACACGTGAAACACGAACTGGCTGAGATCGTCTTCAAAGTTGGAAGGGTCATCGATCCGGTGACGGGAAAGGCGTGCGCGGGGACCACGTACCTCGAAAGCCCCATCGGTTCCGACGTATCTCACCTGAGCAAAACGCTACAAGAGCTGGATGTGTCTTCACCCTAG